The following are encoded together in the Myxococcota bacterium genome:
- the trxA gene encoding thioredoxin: MAKILDVTDATFEQEVLKSDRPVLIDFWAEWCAPCRQLAPTIKELAEEYGEKVRVVKVDVDANPKTASQMQIRAMPTLLVVKNGAVVGQLVGRQPKDKIKQIITPAL; the protein is encoded by the coding sequence GTGGCAAAGATTCTTGACGTGACCGACGCCACCTTCGAGCAGGAGGTGCTGAAGAGCGATCGCCCCGTGCTGATCGACTTCTGGGCGGAGTGGTGCGCGCCTTGCCGCCAGCTCGCCCCCACGATCAAGGAGCTCGCCGAGGAGTACGGCGAGAAAGTGCGCGTGGTGAAGGTCGACGTGGACGCCAACCCGAAGACCGCCTCGCAGATGCAGATTCGCGCCATGCCCACGCTCCTGGTGGTGAAGAACGGCGCCGTGGTCGGACAGCTCGTCGGCCGTCAGCCGAAGGACAAGATCAAGCAGATCATCACGCCTGCTCTGTAG